The DNA region TGGCGTACCTGGTCCGACAGGGCTTCGACCTGCAGGATGCCATCGCGGCGATCCGCCGCCGACGGCGTGCCGGCGACCAGGAATAGCCGGCGCCCCGCCGCCCGCGTCGGCTACTGCGCGGCGAACACGAACTTCCGGAACGCGGCAGGGACGTGGAAGCTCGGCGCCCCGGTCGGCGACCACGCACGGTTGACCGACCCCTCCTTCGGGTTGGCGGGCCCGTTCGGGCGCTCGATGCGGAAGGCGTTGAAGCCCCATGCGTCGCCGGGAGCCGGCGGCAACGCCACCTTCTCGGGCAGCGGGAGCGACCGGAAGCCGGCCCACGGTGCGAACGCCGTGGCGATCCAGCGCTTCGGCGAGCCATCGGCGTTCTTCTCGTGTCGCACCGCCGTCTGCAGCCCCTCGTGGTTCCAGGTGAGGTCCGAGGTCACCGTCGGATGCGGCGCGACCATGCGCACGTCGCACACCACGTTGGTCGGGCTGATCTCCAGTTCCCAGTAGTCCTTCCCCGCCCAGGCGGGATCGAGGAAGATCTCGACCACCTCCTCGTCCCACAGGTGATCGTCGCGCCTGGTCATGGTGGCCCAGGGCGCCGGGTCGTCGGCGTCCCAGCGGAGGTAGAGCCCCTCGGGCGCCCAGAGCGCGCGCAGCCGCGTCTCGTACGGGGCACTCCCCCACGACAGGACCTCCGCCGCCTTCCACGCGCCATCGTCGGCCGCCAGCAGCGCGGCCTGGGAGGCACCGCCGGCGCGGTGGACCGTGTACGACGCATCGGGCGGTTGAGGTGTCTGAGCCGGCCGGGCCTGGGCCGCGGCGAGGACGGACACGGCGAGCGTGGCAATCAGGACGATGCTGGGGAGGGCGACGGTGCGCATGCGGGGAGTATAGAAGGCTCAGGGCTCAGGGCTCAGGGCTCAGGGCTCAGGGCTCAGGCCGAAGGACGAAGGCCGAAGGACGAAGGACGAAGGACGAAGGCCGAAGGACGAAGGCCGAAGGACGAAGGCCCAGCGCCGGGGCTGGGGCCCGGCGGGGCCCCGGATTACAATGGCCTGCTATGCGTTCGCGCGACATCCGCAGCGGGTTCCTCGACTTCTTCGAATCGGCCGGCCACAAGCCGGTGGCCAGCGCGTCCCTGGTGCCGGGCGACGACCCGACGCTGCTGTTCACCAACGCCGGGATGAACCAGTTCAAGGACGTCTTCCTGGGCAAGGAAAAGCGCGACTACGCGCGCGCCACCACCGCGCAGAAGTGCATGCGCGTGAGCGGCAAGCACAACGACCTCGACAACGTCGGGCCCTCGCCGCGGCATCACACGTTCTTCGAGATGCTCGGCAACTTCTCGTTCGGCGACTACTTCAAGGGCGAGGCCATCCCCTACGCCTGGCGCCTGCTCACCGAGGTCTGGCAACTGCCGAAGGACCGGCTGTACGCCACGATCTTCATGGGCGAGCCGGGCGTGCCACGCGACGACGAGGCCTACGACCTGTGGCGCAAGTTCCTGCCCGCCGACCGCATCGGCGAGCTCGGCGCCGAGGACAACTTCTGGCAGATGGGCGACACGGGGCCGTGCGGCCGGTGTTCCGAGATCTACTTCGTCAAGGACGACGGGTCCATGATGGAGATCTGGAACAACGTGTTCATGGAGTTCGACCGGCAACCCGGCGGCGCGCTCGAGCCGCTGCCGGCGCGCTCGATCGACACCGGCATGGGCCTCGAGCGCATCACCGCGGTGCTGCAGGGCGTCGACAGCAACTACGACACCGACCTGTTCCAGCCGCTGCTGCAGGAAGTGGCGCGGATGTGCGGGACGCCGTACACGGGCAGCGACCAGGCCAGCACCTCGATGCGGGTCATCGCCGACCACATGCGGGCGACGACGTTCCTCATCGCCGACGGCGTCATCCCGAGCAACGAGTGGCGCGGGTACGTGCTGCGCAAGATCATGCGTCGGGCGATGCGGCACGGCAAGAAGCTGGGCATCACCGAGCCCTTCATGCACGCCCTCGCCGATCGGGTCGTGGCGGAGATGGGCGAGGCGTATCCCGAGCTCAAGGCCAATCGCGACAGCGTCGTGAAGGTGATCCGCTCCGAGGAGGAACGCTTCGACGCCGTCCTGACCGCCGGCCTCGGGCGCCTCGAGCAGGTCCTGGACCGCGCCGCGGCCTCCGATCGCAAGGTCGTGCCGGGCGACGAGATGTTCCGCCTGTACGACTCGCTCGGCCTGCCGCTCGACTTCATCGAGGATCTCGCCAGCGAGCGGCAGCTCGCCGTCGACCGGGCCGGCTACGAAGCCGCGATGGAGGCCCAGCGTGAGCGCGCCCGGGCCGGCAGCCACTTCGAGGTGTCGCGCGCCCAGGGCTTCGCGGTGAGCAGCCCGAGCACGCAGGCGGCACTCGACGCGCTCGGCGACCGCTTCGACGGCTACGAGGTCACCGAGATCCTCGAGGCGACGGTGGTGGCGCTGTTCGACGCGGAGCGGCACGAGGTGCCGGCGCTCGATGCCGGCGCGACCGGCTACGTCGTGCTGGACCGCACGCCGTTCTACGTCGAGAGCGGCGGCCAGGTGTCGGACACGGGGACGCTGACCGGCCAGGACGGCGCGGCGACGGTGCAGGCCATGTCGCGGCTGGTGGCCGGCGGACCGCGGGTCCACCAGGTGACCGTCGATCACGGACGGCTGCAGGCCGGTGCCATCGTCGCGGCGCGCGTCGACCTGGCGCGTCGGACGGCCATCAGGCGCAACCACACCGCCACGCACCTCCTGCACGCGGCCCTCCGGCGGACGCTCGGCACCCACGTGAAGCAGGCCGGCTCACTGGTCGCCCCCGATCGACTGCGGTTCGACTTCGTCCATACCGGGACGATTTCGGCCGAGGAGCTCGAGACCATCGAGCGGATCGTCAACACGGAGATCATGCGCAACACGGCCGTGCAGACCACGTTGCGCAAGACCGATGAGGCAATGGCGCTCGGCGCCATGGCGCTGTTCGGCGAGAAGTACGGCGAGACGGTGCGGGTCGTCGACATCCCGGGCTTCAGCCTGGAGCTGTGTGGCGGCACGCACTGCCGCGCGACGGGCGACATCGGGGTGTTCGCCGTGCTCGCCGAGGGCGGCGTGGCCGCCGGCGTGCGCCGCATCGAGGCGGTGACCGGCGAGGGCGCGGTGGCCCTGCTGCAGGGCGAACGACGGCACCTGCAGGCGGTGGCCGGTGAGCTGCACGTGACGGCGGCCGAAGCGGCCGAGGCGGCGGCGAAGCTGCAGGGCGAGGTCAAGCGCCTCACCAGGGCGCTCCACGAGGCGCGCGTGAAGGCCGCCCTGGGTGGCGGCGACGGCGCCGGCGGCCAGCAGACCCACGAGGTCGGCGGCCTGAAGGTGGTGACGCGACGCGTCGACGGCGTCGACAGGTCGGCCCTGCGCGAGCTGGCCGACCAGATCAAGGCCTCGATGGGGTCCGGCGTCGTCGTCCTGGCGGCGGAGGCCGAGGGCAAGGTGAGCTTCGTGGTGTCGGTGAGTCCTGACCTGACCGCCAGGGTCAAGGCCGGCGACCTGGTCAAGCGCCTGGGCCCCATCGTCGGGGGCGGGGGCGGCGGTCGGCCGGACTTCGCCGAGGCCGGCGGCAAGCAGCCCGAACGGATCGCCGACCTGCTGGCCGCAGCGCCACGCGCCGTCGGCGAGGCCGCAGGGGTGGCGGCCGACTGACAGCTTTGTCAGCGCAGCGACGCCACGTGGGGCTTCCACGTGGCGGTTCCTGCCAACGCGCGGCGGGATCGCCCGAAAAGGCCCGGGCGCGCCTCCGGATCGAGTCTTGCGACGCCATGCCGATGTCATGGGCATGGTCCCCCGCCTCCTCGTGTGTGCGCTCGCGGCGAGCGTCATCGGCCTGGCCTCCCCTGCGTCCGCGCAGATCTACGTCAGTCGGGACGCCGGCGGGACCCTCGTCCTGTCGGACCAGCCGGTGGACGGGGCGATCAGCTCCTACGCGGTGCGCAATTCCGCGGTCCGCACCACGCGGGCCGTCGCGGCCGACGTCGGGACGTCCTGGGACGAGGTGATCGAGGCGGCAGCGGCCACCCACGGCGTGCGCCCTGAGTTGGTCCGGGCAGTCATCCAGGTCGAATCGGGCTTCAATCCACGCGCCCGATCGAACAAGGGCGCCATGGGCCTGATGCAGCTGATGCCGCAGACGGCCGCCGGCCTGGGCGTGGACAACCCGTGGGATCCGGTTCAGAACATCCACGGTGGCGTGGCGTACCTGGGATCGCTGATCCGGGAGTTCGGCGACGAGGTCCTCGCCCTGGCGGCCTACAACGCCGGCCCGGGGGCCGTGAACCGCTACGGGCAGCGCGTGCCGCCGTATCGGGAAACGCAGGACTACGTGCACAAGATCACCCGGCGCACCGAGACGGCGCCCGTCGCGCGCAGCGGGCGCACGGTCATCTACAAGGTGCTCGAGGAAGTCGACGGACAGCCGCAGTGGCGCCTGACCGACACGCGACCGACGAGCGGCCGGTACGAAGTGATCCGCTGACCGGCGCCGCCGCGCCCGCCCCCTGGCTCCCCTCAGGAATGTCCCGCGAGCCATGCGGGCTCCCGGCAAGGTGGACCCAGCTGCCAGACGCGCGACTTGTCGGCCAGGTGAGGCGCGGATAGACTCGCCTGCGGCCCCGTCGCAGACCATGGCATCCCTGTTCCGACTTGGACCAACCTTCTGGCGGGTCGGCAGGAGGCTCCTCCATGGCGCCCTTGCCACGGGACTCCTGGTGCACGCGCCGGCGCTCGCCCGGCAGATGCCGCCGACGGGCATCCTGTTCCTCCATTCGTACGACTCCACCTACCAGTGGACGCGCGACCTCGAGCAGGGCGCGCGCGAGGTGTTGGCGGTGCTCGAGCCGGCGCCCGAGGTCCGCGTGGAGTACCTCGACGCCCGGCACGAGACCCGCGCCGACATCCGCGAGCGGTTCGCCGCGTGGCTCGCGGCCAAGTACGCCAGGCCCCCGCGCGTCGTGGTGGCGTCCGACGACGCGGCGGTGGAGTTCCTGCTGACGCATCCCGGCCTGTTCCCGGAAGTGCCGGTGGTGTTCGGCGGCGTCAACAGCGCGGCGCTCGCGGCGCGCCTGCCGCGCAGCCGGTTCGCGGGCGTCACCGAGCCCACCGACGTCAATCACCTGATCGATCGCATCCTGGCCGTGCGGCGCGGCACGCGGCGGGTGTTCGTGGTGACCGACCGGCAGGAAGCGTCGATCGAGTTGCGGACGGCGATCGAGGCGGCGGCGCGCGAGCACGCATCGCTCTCGCTGACGTACCTCTCGGGGGATGTCCTGAGCTTCCGGCAGGTGCTCGCCGCGCTCGAGCGCGACACGCAGCCGGACGACCTCGTGGTGGTGCGCCCGTTCGTCGAGGATCGTGACGGGACGCCGGTCGATGCCGCCGACGGCCTGCGACGCGTCATCGGGGCATCCCGTGCCCCGGTCGTCAGTCCGAGCGTCAGCGACATCGGGCAGGGGCTGCTTGCCGGCATCTACAGCACCGGCATCGAGCACGGGCACCGCATGGGCCAGAAGGCGCTCGCCGTGGTCCGCGGCACGCCGGTCAGTCGCGTGGGGATCGAGCCGGCGATCGATGACCAGCTGATCTTCGACGCGCAGCAGTTGCGGCGATGGGGCCTGCGCGAGCAGGACCTTCCGCCTGGCTCGCGGGTGGCCAACCTGCCACCGAGCTTCTACCGCACGAACAAGAAGGTGATCTGGACCGGCGTCGCCGTGCTCGTCCTGCAGACCGGGATCATCGCCGCCCTCATCCTGATGGCGCGGTCGCGTCGCCGCGCGCAGCGGGCCCTCCAGGAGCAGGCCGATGCGCTCGCCGCCTCGAACCGACAGCTCGACCTGGCGAACCGATCGCTGGTCCGCGAGCAGGAAGGCCGGCAGGTGGCCGAGGAGGCGCTGCGCCAGTCGCAGAAGATGGAGGCCCTGGGGCGCCTGGCCGGCGGCGTCGCACACGACTTCAACAACCTGCTGACGGTGATCATCGGGCAGAGCGCGCTGCTGGCCGAGAAGTTGCCGGCCGGCGGGGCGCTGCGCGCCGGCGCCGACGAAATCCGGACGGCCAGCGATCGCGCCGCCGTCCTCACGCGACAGTTGCTCGCATTCAGCCGCAAGCAGGTGGCGCCGAGGACCCCCTGCCGCATCGCGGCGACGCTCCGGCAACTCGAGCCGATCATCCGGCGGCTGGTGCCCGAGACGGTGACCCTCGACATCCGGGCCGACGACGACATCCCCGCCGTCATCCTCGGCGAGGGCCAGTTCGAGCAGGTGGTGCTCAACCTGGTGACCAACGCCAGGGACGCGATGCCCGAAGGGGGGCGGCTGGTGATCGAGGCGCGCCTCGAGGCGGTCGCCTCGACGCTGCTCGGCGATCCGGACCTGCAGCCCGGCACGTACGCGGTGTTGCGCGTCACCGACACCGGCGTCGGCATGGACGCCGAGACCCAGCGGCAGATCTTCGAGCCGTTCTTCACGACGAAGGAACCAGGCCGCGGGACCGGCGTGGGCCTGGCAACCGTCTACGGCATCGTGAAGCAGCACGGCGGCGGCATCACCGTGAACAGCAGCCCCGCCATGGGCGCGACATTCGCGATCTACCTGCCTGCGCCGCAGGGCGCCGCGGTGACCGCCGGCGCCGACACCCGGGCCGCGTCGTGATCCCTATCGCCTGGCCTGTCGTGCGTTGATGGCGTCGCGGAACTGGTGACGCAGCGCCGTGACGTCGGACCGCTCGAGGCGCAGCACGCTCGCGATGCGGCTGATCTCGGTGTCTTCCACCGTGGTGATCCCGTGCTGGGCCGAGACCGCGAACAGCGCGCGCAGCAGTTCCAGCTTCTCTTCGCGACTGGCCAGCAGTTCGAACTCGCGTGCCACCTGGTAGTCCTCGGCCGCGCCGTGACTGCCCGTGGCCTGCACCGCGAGCCCGACGAGCCGCTGCGCCTGCTCGGCCGACACCTCGGCCTCGGCCGCCAGGCGCGCCTCCATGACGGCGCGTTCCTCGTCGCTGACCTCGTGGTCGGCGAAGGCCACGCGACCGAGCAGGTACGCGAAGGCCGCCAGCAGGCGAGCGCGCTCGGCCG from Luteitalea sp. TBR-22 includes:
- a CDS encoding carbohydrate-binding family 9-like protein, which gives rise to MRTVALPSIVLIATLAVSVLAAAQARPAQTPQPPDASYTVHRAGGASQAALLAADDGAWKAAEVLSWGSAPYETRLRALWAPEGLYLRWDADDPAPWATMTRRDDHLWDEEVVEIFLDPAWAGKDYWELEISPTNVVCDVRMVAPHPTVTSDLTWNHEGLQTAVRHEKNADGSPKRWIATAFAPWAGFRSLPLPEKVALPPAPGDAWGFNAFRIERPNGPANPKEGSVNRAWSPTGAPSFHVPAAFRKFVFAAQ
- the alaS gene encoding alanine--tRNA ligase, which gives rise to MRSRDIRSGFLDFFESAGHKPVASASLVPGDDPTLLFTNAGMNQFKDVFLGKEKRDYARATTAQKCMRVSGKHNDLDNVGPSPRHHTFFEMLGNFSFGDYFKGEAIPYAWRLLTEVWQLPKDRLYATIFMGEPGVPRDDEAYDLWRKFLPADRIGELGAEDNFWQMGDTGPCGRCSEIYFVKDDGSMMEIWNNVFMEFDRQPGGALEPLPARSIDTGMGLERITAVLQGVDSNYDTDLFQPLLQEVARMCGTPYTGSDQASTSMRVIADHMRATTFLIADGVIPSNEWRGYVLRKIMRRAMRHGKKLGITEPFMHALADRVVAEMGEAYPELKANRDSVVKVIRSEEERFDAVLTAGLGRLEQVLDRAAASDRKVVPGDEMFRLYDSLGLPLDFIEDLASERQLAVDRAGYEAAMEAQRERARAGSHFEVSRAQGFAVSSPSTQAALDALGDRFDGYEVTEILEATVVALFDAERHEVPALDAGATGYVVLDRTPFYVESGGQVSDTGTLTGQDGAATVQAMSRLVAGGPRVHQVTVDHGRLQAGAIVAARVDLARRTAIRRNHTATHLLHAALRRTLGTHVKQAGSLVAPDRLRFDFVHTGTISAEELETIERIVNTEIMRNTAVQTTLRKTDEAMALGAMALFGEKYGETVRVVDIPGFSLELCGGTHCRATGDIGVFAVLAEGGVAAGVRRIEAVTGEGAVALLQGERRHLQAVAGELHVTAAEAAEAAAKLQGEVKRLTRALHEARVKAALGGGDGAGGQQTHEVGGLKVVTRRVDGVDRSALRELADQIKASMGSGVVVLAAEAEGKVSFVVSVSPDLTARVKAGDLVKRLGPIVGGGGGGRPDFAEAGGKQPERIADLLAAAPRAVGEAAGVAAD
- a CDS encoding lytic transglycosylase domain-containing protein: MVPRLLVCALAASVIGLASPASAQIYVSRDAGGTLVLSDQPVDGAISSYAVRNSAVRTTRAVAADVGTSWDEVIEAAAATHGVRPELVRAVIQVESGFNPRARSNKGAMGLMQLMPQTAAGLGVDNPWDPVQNIHGGVAYLGSLIREFGDEVLALAAYNAGPGAVNRYGQRVPPYRETQDYVHKITRRTETAPVARSGRTVIYKVLEEVDGQPQWRLTDTRPTSGRYEVIR
- a CDS encoding ATP-binding protein; this translates as MASLFRLGPTFWRVGRRLLHGALATGLLVHAPALARQMPPTGILFLHSYDSTYQWTRDLEQGAREVLAVLEPAPEVRVEYLDARHETRADIRERFAAWLAAKYARPPRVVVASDDAAVEFLLTHPGLFPEVPVVFGGVNSAALAARLPRSRFAGVTEPTDVNHLIDRILAVRRGTRRVFVVTDRQEASIELRTAIEAAAREHASLSLTYLSGDVLSFRQVLAALERDTQPDDLVVVRPFVEDRDGTPVDAADGLRRVIGASRAPVVSPSVSDIGQGLLAGIYSTGIEHGHRMGQKALAVVRGTPVSRVGIEPAIDDQLIFDAQQLRRWGLREQDLPPGSRVANLPPSFYRTNKKVIWTGVAVLVLQTGIIAALILMARSRRRAQRALQEQADALAASNRQLDLANRSLVREQEGRQVAEEALRQSQKMEALGRLAGGVAHDFNNLLTVIIGQSALLAEKLPAGGALRAGADEIRTASDRAAVLTRQLLAFSRKQVAPRTPCRIAATLRQLEPIIRRLVPETVTLDIRADDDIPAVILGEGQFEQVVLNLVTNARDAMPEGGRLVIEARLEAVASTLLGDPDLQPGTYAVLRVTDTGVGMDAETQRQIFEPFFTTKEPGRGTGVGLATVYGIVKQHGGGITVNSSPAMGATFAIYLPAPQGAAVTAGADTRAAS
- a CDS encoding TerB family tellurite resistance protein — translated: MLSALFRSLGLASDDGAAHETETVAEIAGVLTGVPAERARLLAAFAYLLGRVAFADHEVSDEERAVMEARLAAEAEVSAEQAQRLVGLAVQATGSHGAAEDYQVAREFELLASREEKLELLRALFAVSAQHGITTVEDTEISRIASVLRLERSDVTALRHQFRDAINARQARR